In the Telopea speciosissima isolate NSW1024214 ecotype Mountain lineage chromosome 2, Tspe_v1, whole genome shotgun sequence genome, one interval contains:
- the LOC122653140 gene encoding BTB/POZ domain-containing protein At1g55760-like gives MSDSAYRVETTSRLAQWKIENLASFTYRKSDPFKIGNWNWHLAVEKNRTLSIKLYPEISNLTREKPPIASFIIRVLCSVGDRKALIHPEITDKQIKNNDDFVWTIETPLTGKFIIDVEFLDLKAASPNGGEPCSIWAEGFIHKQSNAAALGSLGQMLTECIHTDITINASDGSIGAHRAVLAARSPVFRSMFAHDLKEKELSTINISDMSIDACLAFLNYIYGNIQHDQFLTHRLALLRAADKYDISDLKETCHESLLEDIDNKNVLERLQISSLYQLPKLKSSCMRYLVKFGKIFDIQDDFNSFLQCADRELIAEIFHEILATWKGF, from the exons ATGAGCGACTCCGCTTACAGAGTTGAAACCACTTCGCGTCTCGCTCAATGGAAGATCGAAAACTTGGCTTCCTTCACCTACAGGAAATCCGATCCTTTCAAGATCGGAAACTGGAATTG GCATTTAGCAGTGGAGAAGAATCGAACATTGTCTATTAAATTATATCCAGAGATTTCAAACCTAACGAGAGAGAAACCCCCAATTGCTTCCTTCATTATTCGAGTTCTCTGCTCTGTGGGAGATCGCAAGGCTCTTATTCACCCag AGATAACAGATAAGCAGATAAAGAACAACGACGATTTTGTCTGGACGATCGAGACTCCGTTGACAGGGAAGTTCATCATCGATGTTGAGTTTCTTGATCTGAAGGCCGCATCTCCAAAC GGTGGTGAACCTTGTTCCATCTGGGCCGAAGGATTCATCCATAAACAGTCAAATGCAGCAGCTTTAGGATCCCTTGGCCAAATGTTAACTGAATGCATACACACAGATATAACAATCAATGCCTCTGATGGGAGCATTGGAGCGCATCGTGCTGTCCTTGCAGCACGATCCCCTGTCTTCCGGAGTATGTTTGCACATGACCtcaaagagaaggaactatCAACCATAAACATCTCTGACATGTCAATCGATGCTTGCTTGGCTTTCCTGAATTACATCTATGGAAACATCCAACATGATCAGTTTCTCACCCACCGGCTAGCACTCCTTCGTGCAGCTGATAAGTATGACATCTCAGACCTGAAAGAGACATGCCATGAGAGCCTTTTAGAAGACATTGATAATAAGAATGTACTTGAGAGACTACAGATTTCATCTCTTTATCAATTACCAAAACTAAAGAGCAGTTGTATGAGGTATCTTGTGAAGTTTGGTAAGATATTTGACATTCAAGATGATTTCAATAGCTTTCTGCAATGTGCAGACAGAGAACTCATAGCAGAGATCTTCCATGAGATTCTTGCAACTTGGAAAGGTTTCTGA